One window of Atribacter laminatus genomic DNA carries:
- a CDS encoding ABC transporter ATP-binding protein → MSEILKARNLTKIYSLGGLFSRTKITAVDRISFSIQPAEIFTLAGESGCGKTTTARMILGFEYPTAGELLYEDQNLVELRDKKAWFKKVQAVFQNPFETFNPLRKVEDYFFETIQNFHLDKNERETEELIEEKLQAVGLSLCDIAGKYPGELSGGQLQRASIARSLLTNPSLLIADEPVSMVDASLRMSVVNLFRKMCDSFQVSVIYITHDLATAYYISDRIAIMFRGHIVETGPVDQVLENPKHPYTKLLIESIPQPDPQIPEKAAIQFLEEKEEYLRKGCKFSGRCPEVMEICKQQVPEDTSLDGTVVKCHLYQK, encoded by the coding sequence GTGTCTGAAATTCTTAAAGCACGAAATCTAACCAAAATTTATTCCTTAGGAGGATTGTTCTCTCGAACGAAAATTACCGCGGTGGATCGGATTTCTTTTTCTATTCAACCAGCTGAAATCTTCACTCTGGCTGGAGAAAGTGGCTGCGGAAAAACGACAACTGCTCGAATGATTCTCGGATTTGAATATCCGACCGCTGGTGAGCTACTTTATGAAGATCAAAATTTGGTTGAGCTGAGAGATAAAAAAGCCTGGTTTAAAAAGGTTCAAGCTGTCTTCCAAAATCCTTTCGAAACTTTTAACCCCCTGCGCAAAGTTGAAGATTATTTCTTCGAAACCATCCAAAACTTCCATTTAGATAAGAATGAGAGAGAGACTGAGGAGTTAATTGAGGAAAAGCTCCAAGCAGTTGGCTTATCTCTTTGCGATATTGCCGGAAAATATCCCGGTGAACTTTCTGGGGGACAACTGCAACGAGCGTCTATTGCTCGATCTCTTTTAACCAATCCCTCGCTTCTCATTGCTGATGAGCCGGTATCGATGGTTGATGCTTCTTTGCGAATGTCGGTGGTAAATCTTTTTCGAAAAATGTGCGATTCCTTTCAAGTGAGCGTTATCTACATCACTCACGACCTGGCTACGGCTTACTATATCAGCGACCGGATTGCCATTATGTTTCGAGGGCATATCGTTGAAACCGGACCGGTTGATCAAGTGCTGGAAAATCCGAAACATCCTTACACCAAGCTCCTTATTGAATCCATTCCTCAACCGGATCCCCAAATACCAGAAAAAGCTGCCATTCAGTTTTTGGAAGAAAAAGAAGAGTATCTGCGTAAGGGGTGTAAATTCTCCGGCCGTTGTCCGGAAGTTATGGAAATCTGCAAGCAACAAGTACCGGAAGATACCTCTTTAGATGGTACTGTAGTGAAATGTCATCTTTACCAAAAATAG
- a CDS encoding ABC transporter ATP-binding protein — protein sequence MKGIVEVEKLQTFYVLEYMGKKKTVKAVNDVTLSIPENEIYGIAGESGCGKTTLLKALFASIEPPLQLFEGKVSYLIKGNFINALTLNGKEKRELRWTYISYIPQGSMSVFNPVKKLKVTYLDFLESHVRGKAGRELLSLARHHLEQLGLSPHILDAFPHQLSGGMRQRIAIALSTLLKPQVILADEPTTALDVVAQRAVLQLMRDIQKELKNTFVLVTHDMGIHANITTSMAIMYAGKIVEVGPTQEIFSNPLQPYTQFLINSLPRIGDKSSKKSVPGAPPSLLNPPSGCPFHPRCPEVSDLCQDKMPALNNSTHKHKVACWLRREPSV from the coding sequence ATGAAGGGAATCGTTGAAGTTGAAAAACTCCAGACTTTTTATGTTTTAGAATACATGGGAAAAAAGAAAACTGTTAAAGCAGTTAATGACGTGACCCTAAGTATACCCGAAAATGAAATTTATGGTATTGCCGGAGAAAGCGGCTGCGGGAAAACCACACTTCTCAAAGCCTTATTTGCTTCTATTGAACCTCCCCTTCAGTTGTTTGAAGGAAAGGTAAGTTACTTGATTAAAGGCAATTTTATCAATGCACTCACTCTTAACGGGAAAGAAAAAAGAGAGTTGCGTTGGACTTATATCTCTTATATCCCCCAAGGATCGATGAGTGTTTTTAATCCGGTTAAAAAGCTAAAGGTAACCTATTTGGATTTTCTGGAAAGTCACGTTCGAGGAAAAGCCGGTCGCGAGCTTCTTTCCTTAGCTCGCCATCATCTCGAACAATTAGGTCTTTCTCCTCATATTTTAGATGCATTTCCCCATCAATTATCAGGTGGAATGCGACAAAGAATCGCTATTGCCCTTTCCACCTTGCTGAAACCTCAGGTAATTCTGGCCGATGAACCAACCACAGCTCTTGATGTCGTAGCCCAAAGAGCAGTTCTCCAACTTATGCGGGATATCCAGAAAGAACTCAAAAATACCTTTGTACTAGTTACTCATGACATGGGCATTCATGCCAATATCACTACAAGTATGGCAATTATGTATGCCGGTAAAATTGTTGAGGTGGGTCCGACTCAAGAAATTTTTTCTAATCCCCTCCAACCCTATACTCAGTTTCTCATAAACTCGCTTCCTCGGATAGGAGATAAATCAAGCAAAAAGAGTGTGCCCGGTGCTCCTCCTTCTCTCCTCAATCCCCCATCGGGGTGCCCTTTTCATCCAAGATGCCCTGAAGTTTCTGATCTTTGTCAAGATAAGATGCCCGCTCTTAATAACAGCACTCATAAACATAAAGTTGCTTGCTGGTTAAGGAGGGAACCAAGTGTCTGA
- a CDS encoding ABC transporter permease: MGVLKDLFKDYRFAVGFILICFLSFLAIASFFSPYDPIEWLQVPRDKAPSWSNLLGTNSKGQDVFWEATFAIRNSLIIALIAGLISRVIAVMVGFIAGYKGGIYDRVLMGITDGLLVIPLFLILVLVAMLLREALTLVSTGLLLAFFGWAWDARTIRSQVLSLREREFTLTSVLSGNGTLSLVSKEYLPLTIPLIFSTLINNIAWAIGMEIVLAILGLVSLDIPTLGTTLQWAINYQAILLGHWWWILTPVILTILLLVALYWFSISVSEYLDPRMRIQRIGAK, encoded by the coding sequence ATGGGAGTTTTAAAAGACCTTTTCAAGGATTATCGATTTGCCGTAGGTTTTATCCTTATCTGTTTTTTGTCCTTTTTAGCCATAGCTTCATTTTTTTCACCCTATGACCCTATAGAGTGGCTGCAGGTTCCGCGGGATAAAGCTCCGTCTTGGTCCAATTTACTGGGAACCAATTCTAAAGGCCAGGATGTTTTTTGGGAGGCAACTTTTGCCATACGTAATTCGCTTATAATTGCCCTTATTGCTGGACTCATTTCGAGAGTCATTGCAGTCATGGTCGGGTTCATAGCCGGATACAAAGGGGGCATTTACGACCGAGTGCTGATGGGAATCACCGATGGACTGTTAGTTATCCCTCTGTTTCTAATTTTAGTTTTGGTAGCTATGTTATTGCGCGAAGCTTTAACTTTAGTGAGTACCGGTCTCCTATTAGCTTTTTTCGGATGGGCATGGGACGCAAGAACCATTCGGTCTCAAGTTTTAAGCCTTCGTGAGCGAGAATTTACCCTAACTTCAGTTCTTTCTGGAAATGGTACTCTTTCATTGGTAAGCAAAGAATATCTCCCTTTAACCATTCCTCTAATTTTCTCAACACTTATTAATAATATAGCCTGGGCTATCGGGATGGAAATTGTTTTAGCGATCCTCGGTTTGGTCAGCTTAGATATTCCCACCTTAGGTACGACATTACAGTGGGCAATTAACTATCAAGCCATTCTTCTCGGACACTGGTGGTGGATACTAACCCCGGTTATTTTAACCATCCTCCTTTTAGTCGCTCTCTACTGGTTTTCAATCAGCGTGAGTGAATATTTAGATCCCAGGATGAGGATTCAAAGAATAGGAGCAAAATAA
- a CDS encoding ABC transporter permease — protein sequence MRFFRDYLIPRIIQYIVVIFCGITAVFFIPRLTGQDPVLEMIAQIQSQGSSLDPTAVDSLMGTLKELYGLEGTLFQQYVTTWKRVFALDFGPSFFQFPTPVSELLKTYLPWTIGLFATSTLISWILGNILGGIAGYFSRKNWSKIIDALIMIVRPVPHYIFGIIVLILFGYVWQLFPVGGMMLGRRTVLNWRFIMTILRYSFLPALTLVILGGAVWFQQMKLLVQNVKREDYVQYAQTGGVKERFIIYRYVLRNAMLPQITQLALALGQVFSGVLIVEMVFSYPGIGLLLYRGVTRGDYNLVMGITVLSILTITTAVLILDLFYPLFDPRIRHK from the coding sequence ATGAGATTTTTCAGAGATTATTTGATCCCAAGGATAATTCAATATATAGTAGTTATTTTTTGCGGAATCACAGCAGTGTTTTTTATACCCCGTTTAACCGGCCAAGATCCGGTTTTAGAAATGATCGCCCAAATTCAATCTCAAGGATCCTCCTTAGACCCAACAGCAGTAGACAGCCTTATGGGAACTCTCAAGGAACTCTATGGTTTAGAAGGGACTCTCTTCCAACAATATGTAACTACCTGGAAAAGAGTATTTGCCTTAGATTTCGGTCCTTCTTTTTTCCAATTCCCTACTCCAGTTTCTGAACTCCTCAAAACCTATCTTCCTTGGACTATTGGACTTTTCGCCACTTCAACCCTCATATCATGGATATTGGGAAACATATTAGGGGGTATTGCCGGATATTTTTCTCGTAAAAACTGGTCTAAAATTATAGATGCTCTCATCATGATTGTCAGACCTGTTCCTCATTACATATTTGGTATTATTGTGCTCATTCTTTTTGGCTACGTTTGGCAGCTTTTTCCGGTTGGTGGAATGATGTTAGGAAGGAGAACTGTTCTGAACTGGAGATTCATTATGACCATACTGCGTTATTCTTTTCTTCCGGCGTTGACTCTGGTCATTCTTGGCGGTGCTGTCTGGTTTCAACAAATGAAACTCCTGGTTCAAAATGTAAAAAGAGAAGATTATGTTCAATATGCTCAAACCGGAGGGGTAAAAGAAAGATTTATCATTTATCGTTATGTATTACGAAACGCCATGTTACCACAAATTACCCAGTTGGCCTTAGCTTTGGGGCAAGTATTTAGCGGAGTTTTGATCGTTGAAATGGTGTTTTCCTATCCAGGAATCGGTTTGCTCCTTTACCGGGGAGTAACCCGTGGCGATTATAATCTGGTTATGGGGATTACCGTTCTTTCTATTCTCACTATCACTACAGCGGTTTTAATTTTAGATCTCTTCTATCCATTGTTCGATCCAAGAATCCGACATAAATAG
- a CDS encoding ABC transporter substrate-binding protein, whose amino-acid sequence MKYRWGKWLSLVLGLLLLVSFVASAQLPAGINRGETLVVDQLTGRVGMPNNFNLWAGWRNQDRGIQQLLLDPLWTVDYATGEIISGMAAGLPVYNDDFTQMTINLREGCTWSDGAPVTADDVIFTIDIHINTQGLLYHGPMAQYVDKVSKSDDLTVVVDLKIPNSRFHTHFLDRWGCLRIMPKHIFENVEDQLTFEYNPPVGNGPYVLFDYDPAGFWTLWERREDWDKTPTGKLFGEPQPKYVLFQWFESEEGKILSQLRHEIDMAQHTPEGLRAVLDKSDAARGWRRDWPWVVNIDPCITGIMFNNMVPPYDNKEVRWALTLSIDIVEYMAIAFDLMAPVSNLHLPPVPAYLEAFFIPMQDWLKDFELDLGNGETFKPYDPDVPNRIVEAAKERGYPIPDDPAKIQELFGIGWWKYAPDVAEKLLKKNGFTKGEDGKWLLPDGSPWKINLLSDPSPTHHQLKNANAAAEQWRKFGIDASAGPTEAFNTLVLNGEFDVSTQWPAAEPWGAGVDLSRTFDPWHSRLLTPIGEPVALGPGGAARWCNPVLDEIIEKLEKTDPFAAVEETVELGIEALKILVEEMPTIPTYGYCGAVAWDETYWVNWPGAENPYSQPYHHWPNLKYMLPLLKKK is encoded by the coding sequence ATGAAGTATAGGTGGGGAAAATGGTTATCATTGGTTTTAGGCTTGCTTTTGCTTGTGTCTTTCGTTGCCTCTGCACAACTTCCAGCAGGAATTAATCGAGGAGAAACCTTAGTTGTAGACCAATTAACCGGTCGGGTTGGAATGCCCAATAACTTTAATCTCTGGGCTGGTTGGAGAAACCAGGATCGTGGAATCCAACAGCTGCTCCTCGATCCACTGTGGACAGTTGATTACGCCACTGGAGAAATCATTTCTGGTATGGCAGCCGGTCTTCCGGTTTATAATGATGATTTCACCCAGATGACCATCAATTTGCGTGAAGGTTGCACCTGGAGCGATGGAGCTCCGGTCACTGCCGATGACGTTATTTTTACCATTGACATCCACATTAACACTCAAGGGCTCCTCTACCACGGACCAATGGCCCAGTATGTTGATAAGGTTTCTAAATCCGACGACCTTACTGTGGTTGTGGACCTTAAAATTCCAAATTCTCGTTTCCATACCCACTTCTTAGATCGTTGGGGATGCCTCCGGATCATGCCGAAGCATATTTTCGAAAATGTTGAAGACCAGTTGACCTTTGAATACAATCCTCCGGTGGGCAATGGTCCCTATGTATTGTTTGATTATGATCCAGCTGGATTCTGGACACTCTGGGAAAGAAGAGAAGATTGGGACAAAACACCAACTGGAAAACTTTTTGGAGAGCCTCAACCGAAATACGTTCTCTTCCAATGGTTTGAAAGCGAAGAAGGAAAGATTCTTTCCCAACTTCGTCATGAAATAGACATGGCTCAACACACTCCAGAAGGTCTGCGTGCTGTTTTAGATAAAAGTGACGCTGCCCGTGGTTGGAGAAGAGATTGGCCTTGGGTAGTCAACATTGACCCTTGCATTACTGGGATAATGTTCAACAACATGGTACCACCCTATGACAATAAAGAGGTGCGTTGGGCTTTAACCTTGTCAATTGACATTGTTGAATATATGGCGATTGCATTCGACTTAATGGCACCAGTCAGCAACCTTCATCTCCCTCCAGTTCCTGCTTATCTAGAAGCTTTCTTTATCCCAATGCAGGATTGGTTGAAAGATTTCGAACTTGATTTAGGCAATGGAGAAACTTTCAAACCCTACGATCCTGATGTTCCCAATCGAATCGTAGAAGCCGCTAAAGAAAGAGGCTATCCAATACCGGATGATCCAGCCAAAATACAAGAATTATTTGGCATAGGATGGTGGAAGTACGCTCCCGATGTTGCTGAAAAATTACTCAAGAAAAATGGTTTTACCAAGGGTGAAGACGGAAAATGGCTTTTGCCCGATGGATCTCCATGGAAAATTAACCTTCTCTCTGACCCCAGTCCTACTCATCATCAGTTGAAAAATGCTAATGCTGCTGCTGAACAATGGAGGAAGTTCGGAATTGACGCTTCAGCAGGACCAACTGAAGCTTTCAACACTTTGGTCCTTAATGGTGAGTTTGATGTTTCCACACAATGGCCGGCTGCTGAACCTTGGGGTGCTGGCGTTGACCTTTCTCGAACCTTTGACCCCTGGCATTCACGTCTTCTCACTCCTATTGGAGAACCAGTAGCACTTGGCCCCGGTGGAGCAGCCCGATGGTGCAACCCGGTTTTAGATGAAATCATTGAAAAGCTGGAAAAAACCGATCCATTTGCTGCCGTTGAGGAAACTGTTGAATTAGGAATTGAAGCTTTAAAAATCTTAGTCGAAGAAATGCCAACTATTCCAACTTATGGTTATTGTGGTGCTGTTGCCTGGGATGAAACCTATTGGGTAAACTGGCCAGGAGCAGAAAATCCCTATAGTCAACCCTATCACCATTGGCCAAATCTTAAATACATGCTTCCATTGTTGAAGAAAAAATAA
- a CDS encoding LacI family DNA-binding transcriptional regulator, with the protein MSVTLKDVSKLAGVSLATASLVLNNQKGVSEKSRLKVLDAAQKLGYRPNILARSLIKGKTNTVLLCAFIKEQGKLSAFYGELINSLLTAVSYQEFYLQMVVKGEFYNGHPLDKRTAFLDIAHNRLFEGLIILSHWPISYSEVGDLVKENFPFVIVNQKVDGEGVSYIDIDHYGGTKEAINYLIKKGHRRIAHIRGPMDHLHAQERYRAYVDTLLENEISLKKEYIIEGNFRRLSGRTAMERLLEKKPYPTAIYAANDKMAIGALQAAKENGLNVPQDLDIVGFDGIEAVKYTDPPLPTVEQPLEELGKLAATMLIENIKGGDRRKVILPCRLDTWDNLNQKT; encoded by the coding sequence ATGTCGGTTACCTTAAAAGATGTATCAAAATTAGCTGGAGTATCACTTGCTACGGCTTCTTTAGTGTTAAATAATCAAAAAGGAGTCTCCGAGAAATCAAGACTAAAGGTTTTAGATGCTGCACAAAAGCTCGGCTATCGTCCCAATATCCTAGCTCGAAGTTTGATCAAAGGGAAAACTAATACCGTCCTTCTCTGTGCCTTTATAAAAGAACAAGGTAAACTTTCTGCCTTTTATGGGGAATTGATTAACAGTCTCCTTACTGCAGTATCCTATCAGGAATTTTATCTCCAGATGGTAGTCAAGGGCGAATTCTATAATGGACATCCCTTAGATAAGAGAACCGCTTTCTTGGATATTGCTCATAACCGCTTATTTGAAGGACTGATTATTCTTTCTCATTGGCCAATTTCCTATTCCGAGGTTGGCGATCTTGTGAAGGAAAACTTCCCCTTTGTTATCGTTAATCAGAAAGTTGATGGCGAAGGAGTAAGTTACATAGACATTGATCATTATGGGGGTACCAAAGAAGCCATCAATTATTTAATTAAAAAGGGACACCGACGTATTGCCCATATACGCGGTCCGATGGATCATCTCCATGCGCAAGAACGTTATAGGGCCTATGTCGACACTCTCCTTGAAAATGAAATTTCCTTAAAAAAAGAGTATATTATAGAAGGTAACTTCCGACGTCTCAGCGGAAGAACAGCCATGGAAAGACTTCTCGAAAAAAAACCTTATCCAACTGCTATATATGCTGCGAACGATAAAATGGCTATTGGAGCGCTTCAAGCTGCTAAAGAAAATGGCTTAAATGTTCCTCAAGATTTAGACATTGTCGGGTTTGATGGAATTGAAGCGGTGAAATATACTGATCCACCTCTTCCAACTGTTGAGCAACCGCTTGAAGAATTGGGAAAATTGGCAGCAACCATGCTTATAGAAAACATTAAAGGAGGCGATAGAAGAAAGGTTATTTTACCTTGTCGATTGGATACCTGGGATAATCTAAATCAAAAAACTTAA
- a CDS encoding dipeptidase, translated as MISFKKQLLLSMIYTFILVLLFQSTALSCTTLIVTPGATIDGSMLVAHSDDNHLIDQRIIYVPAMDHQEGELRPVYCSAAAIDEFPQYASFFYPRINATDRGPGYNTPGFPQSIPLGYIPQVAHTYAYFDGSYGIMNENQLMFGECTDGAKVQLDPKPEKLIFYSSELSRVALERCKTAREAVELMGKLIDEYGYYGTGETLPVADPKEAWVMEMAPSPDETGGLWVAKKVPDGEIFVAANQFRIREIDPDDPDILFSSNLFEIAEKHGWWKAADGHLDWLKTVSLGEYNHPYYSLRRVWRLFSMVAPSREFSPWVEDGFTRDYPFSIQPDQKLSVRDVMMLMRDHYEGTEFDLTKGIAAGPFGNPSRCYGPNDGQGDVGNPNRELLGAWERPISVFYCGYSTICQGKADLPDPIGGILWVGLDKPSETLFIPFFAGVQSLPLSFSQVDTAQFSRDSAWWAFNFVSNWANLNYKAMRADIALMQDKYELKMLELLPVVQKTALEIYQSNPDLAREYLTNYSTQNAEFLVKEWWNFADQLIVRYDDGMFSEPKKMAQQVGYPQEWLDLTDWSQGPITYKKRN; from the coding sequence ATGATCTCATTCAAAAAGCAATTGCTATTATCAATGATTTATACTTTTATTCTAGTATTGTTATTTCAGTCAACAGCTTTATCTTGTACAACTTTGATTGTCACTCCAGGCGCCACTATAGATGGTTCAATGCTGGTTGCTCATTCCGATGATAACCATCTTATCGACCAGAGGATTATTTATGTGCCAGCCATGGATCACCAAGAGGGTGAACTCCGACCAGTTTATTGCTCAGCAGCGGCAATCGATGAATTTCCACAATATGCCAGTTTTTTTTATCCTCGGATCAATGCAACTGATCGTGGGCCAGGATACAATACCCCCGGGTTTCCTCAATCAATTCCTTTGGGATATATTCCTCAAGTCGCCCATACCTATGCTTACTTTGACGGTTCATACGGCATTATGAATGAAAATCAGCTCATGTTTGGAGAATGCACCGACGGAGCAAAAGTACAGCTTGATCCAAAACCGGAAAAACTGATATTTTATTCTTCAGAATTATCACGTGTTGCACTGGAACGCTGCAAAACCGCTCGAGAAGCGGTTGAGCTTATGGGAAAACTAATCGATGAATACGGATATTACGGTACTGGAGAAACCTTGCCAGTAGCTGATCCCAAAGAAGCCTGGGTCATGGAAATGGCTCCTTCACCAGATGAAACCGGTGGGTTATGGGTTGCAAAAAAAGTGCCCGACGGTGAAATCTTTGTTGCTGCAAATCAGTTTCGTATTCGAGAGATCGATCCAGATGATCCTGATATTCTTTTTTCATCCAATTTATTTGAAATAGCCGAAAAACATGGCTGGTGGAAAGCGGCCGATGGCCATCTTGATTGGTTGAAAACCGTGAGCCTTGGTGAATATAATCATCCCTATTATTCCTTGCGCCGGGTATGGCGGCTTTTTTCAATGGTTGCACCCTCTCGTGAGTTTTCTCCCTGGGTTGAGGATGGCTTTACTCGGGATTATCCTTTTTCAATTCAACCCGATCAAAAGCTCAGCGTAAGAGATGTAATGATGCTGATGCGGGATCATTATGAAGGAACCGAGTTTGACCTGACCAAAGGAATCGCAGCCGGACCCTTTGGGAATCCCAGCCGTTGCTACGGACCGAATGATGGACAAGGTGATGTTGGAAACCCAAATAGGGAGTTGCTCGGAGCCTGGGAAAGACCAATATCGGTATTTTATTGCGGTTATTCCACTATTTGTCAAGGGAAAGCCGACCTTCCTGATCCAATCGGAGGGATTTTATGGGTCGGTTTGGATAAGCCTTCTGAAACATTATTTATTCCCTTTTTTGCTGGAGTTCAATCCCTTCCTCTATCTTTCTCTCAGGTCGATACTGCACAATTTAGCCGGGACAGTGCCTGGTGGGCTTTCAATTTCGTTTCCAATTGGGCAAATTTAAATTATAAAGCAATGCGAGCTGATATCGCCCTCATGCAGGATAAATATGAGTTAAAGATGCTGGAACTTTTACCAGTAGTTCAAAAGACAGCGCTGGAAATCTATCAATCGAATCCGGATTTGGCTCGGGAATATCTTACCAATTATTCAACACAAAACGCCGAATTTTTGGTAAAAGAATGGTGGAACTTTGCCGACCAACTCATCGTCCGCTATGACGACGGTATGTTTAGCGAACCTAAAAAAATGGCCCAACAAGTGGGTTATCCTCAGGAATGGTTGGATCTTACCGATTGGTCGCAAGGCCCAATAACTTATAAAAAAAGGAATTAA
- a CDS encoding DUF6544 family protein: MKALCIVILILVIVVALFLVGIHIKPRPFPPFPRSATLILNTIPLPDGLPKPVERFYQLIYGDNIPVIDSAVVSGRLRLRIMGITFPGRFRFVHETGKGYRHYIESTLLGFPIIRVNEFYLNGKGRLELPFGISEGPEIDQGGNLGMWAESTFFPAIWLTDPRVRWEPLDQDSAVLVVPFREKEERFIVRFDPQTGYLKLMEAMRYKSSGDKHKVLWLAETLKWGSVDGHFLMVEGSATWLDEGKPWAVFTVDDVVYQADVSNYVNAYGL, encoded by the coding sequence ATGAAGGCACTATGCATAGTTATTTTAATTCTGGTAATTGTAGTTGCACTATTTTTAGTTGGCATTCACATCAAACCTCGACCATTTCCCCCCTTCCCACGGTCGGCTACATTAATCCTAAATACAATTCCCTTACCAGACGGTTTACCAAAACCGGTAGAACGTTTTTACCAATTAATATATGGGGATAACATTCCGGTTATTGATTCAGCAGTTGTCAGTGGTCGCCTACGCCTTCGTATTATGGGTATAACCTTCCCCGGACGATTCCGCTTTGTCCATGAAACCGGGAAAGGATACCGTCATTATATTGAGTCCACTCTCCTTGGTTTTCCTATTATAAGAGTTAATGAGTTCTATTTAAACGGCAAAGGTCGTCTGGAACTCCCCTTCGGAATCAGTGAAGGTCCAGAAATCGATCAAGGAGGCAATCTCGGTATGTGGGCAGAGTCTACATTTTTTCCAGCCATTTGGTTGACCGATCCCAGAGTTCGTTGGGAACCGCTCGATCAAGATTCAGCAGTTCTAGTTGTTCCCTTCAGAGAGAAGGAAGAGCGCTTTATTGTGCGATTTGACCCTCAAACCGGTTACTTAAAACTTATGGAGGCCATGCGCTATAAAAGCTCTGGTGATAAGCATAAGGTGCTTTGGCTTGCTGAAACCTTGAAATGGGGTTCTGTCGATGGACATTTTCTTATGGTAGAAGGAAGTGCCACCTGGCTTGATGAAGGAAAACCCTGGGCAGTTTTTACCGTTGATGATGTCGTTTATCAAGCAGATGTAAGTAACTACGTAAATGCTTATGGTTTATAA
- a CDS encoding polysaccharide deacetylase family protein gives MNDVFVLLGIDMETDIGSFTPFLQGVEKGTPLLLKLFNKKGIPATFLWVADIISQFKPLTKEIERCGHENGCHTLQHETLGEPYFDIPLIKPVLSEEVAYRIQKATEIVGDVIGTQPLSFRTTRFWGNEITLNTLNDLGYLADSSYPMYYYKKQLTPYHPSRENWTESGNLNILEIPTFADLTIESHDEYGRDRDQWPIFRIEGSQVLMNHIENMITYFSERNLPKVFCFYLHPWEFIEVPSRLTYGEATIEPFPFITKNCGLKALQELSILIDELLQIGGQFYTFQDFAKIWNKQLSDE, from the coding sequence ATGAATGATGTTTTTGTTCTCTTGGGAATTGATATGGAAACCGATATCGGCAGTTTCACTCCCTTTTTGCAAGGAGTTGAAAAGGGAACTCCTTTACTTTTAAAACTTTTTAATAAAAAAGGAATTCCGGCAACCTTTTTATGGGTGGCCGATATCATATCGCAGTTTAAACCCTTGACCAAAGAGATTGAAAGATGTGGTCATGAAAATGGCTGTCATACTCTCCAACATGAGACGCTTGGTGAGCCATACTTTGATATTCCCCTCATTAAGCCAGTGCTCTCTGAAGAGGTTGCTTATCGAATTCAAAAAGCAACTGAAATAGTCGGCGACGTCATTGGAACTCAACCCCTTTCTTTCCGTACCACCCGGTTTTGGGGAAACGAAATAACCTTGAATACATTGAATGATTTAGGTTATTTAGCCGACTCGTCTTACCCAATGTATTATTATAAAAAACAGCTTACCCCTTACCATCCTTCACGAGAGAATTGGACCGAAAGTGGCAATTTAAATATTTTAGAAATTCCAACCTTTGCCGACTTAACCATTGAAAGCCACGATGAATACGGACGAGACCGTGATCAGTGGCCAATTTTTCGAATCGAAGGTTCCCAGGTATTAATGAATCATATCGAAAACATGATTACCTACTTCTCCGAGCGAAACCTCCCTAAGGTTTTTTGTTTTTATCTCCATCCTTGGGAATTTATTGAGGTACCCAGTCGGCTTACTTATGGAGAAGCTACTATCGAACCATTTCCCTTTATAACTAAAAACTGCGGTCTGAAGGCCCTCCAAGAGCTTTCCATCCTTATTGATGAATTGCTTCAGATTGGGGGACAATTTTATACTTTTCAGGATTTCGCCAAAATTTGGAACAAACAACTGAGTGATGAATGA